A single window of Bacteroidota bacterium DNA harbors:
- a CDS encoding DUF4476 domain-containing protein — EEILDLFTFDNSRLEIAKLAYSNTYDQLNFEKLYDLFSFESSKVELKEFVIANK; from the coding sequence GAAGAAATTCTTGATCTTTTTACCTTTGATAATTCTCGTTTGGAAATAGCAAAACTTGCCTATTCGAATACCTATGATCAGCTAAACTTCGAAAAGCTTTACGATCTTTTTAGTTTCGAATCTTCAAAAGTAGAATTGAAAGAGTTTGTGATAGCGAATAAATAA